One window of Phocoena phocoena chromosome 13, mPhoPho1.1, whole genome shotgun sequence genomic DNA carries:
- the ALKBH2 gene encoding DNA oxidative demethylase ALKBH2 yields the protein MDRFLVKGAVRGLMGKRGQEQTGGGPAGLAEEEGTSRKKPRTAAPGNGVHSAGLSWRHIAAEGLDCDYTVLFGKAEADEIFQELEKEVEYFTGALARIQVFGKWHNVPRKQATYGDTGLTYTFSGLTLSPKPWVPVLERIRDRVSVVTGQHFNFVLVNRYKDGRDHIGEHRDDERELAPGSPIASVSFGACRDFFFRHKDSRGKHPSRRLGVVRLQLAHGSLLMMNHPTNTHWYHSLPVRKNVLAPRVNLTFRKILPITK from the exons ATGGACAGATTCCTGGTGAAGGGGGCTGTCAGGGGCCTTATGGGAAAGAGGGGGCAAGAGCAGACCGGAGGAGGCCCAGCAGGGTTGGCAGAAGAGGAGGGGACCAGCAGGAAAAAGCCCAGGACAGCAGCCCCGGGGAATGGAGTCCACTCGGCAGGCCTCAGCTGGAGGCACATTGCAGCCGAGGGCCTGGACTGCGATTACACAGTCCTGTTTGGCAAAGCCGAAGCAGATGAGATTTTCCAAGAGTTGGAGAAAGAAGTGGAATATTTTACAG GTGCGCTGGCCAGGATCCAGGTGTTTGGGAAGTGGCACAATGTCCCAAGGAAGCAGGCGACATATGGTGACACTGGGCTGACCTACACCTTTTCAGGCCTTACTCTGTCTCCAAAGCCCTGGGTCCCTGTCCTAGAGCGCATCCGGGATCGCGTTTCTGTGGTGACTGGACAGCACTTCAACTTCGTGCTTGTCAACAG GTACAAAGACGGCCGTGACCACATTGGTGAGCACAGAGATGATGAGAGAGAGCTGGCTCCTGGGAGCCCCATCGCCTCTGTCTCCTTTGGGGCTTGCAGAGACTTCTTCTTCCGGCATAAGGATTCCCGGGGGAAGCACCCCTCCCGGAGGTTGGGGGTGGTCAGGCTCCAGCTGGCCCACGGAAGCTTACTTATGATGAACCACCCAACCAACACTCACTGGTACCACAGTCTCCCCGTCCGAAAGAATGTTCTGGCTCCCCGGGTCAACCTGACATTTCGGAAAATCCTGCCTATTACAAAGTAA